A region from the Variovorax sp. RKNM96 genome encodes:
- a CDS encoding Crp/Fnr family transcriptional regulator: MEDMVRHSRWAAGLSPADVEHVLGSMQERQFARGACIARAGQMVEHWMGLIDGFAKMSVASEDGRVSTLTGVSAGVWWGEGSLFKHEARRYDVMALRPTRVALMPRRTFEWLRGTSVPFNHYLQDLLNARLSLFIGALAHERLLDTDARVANCLASLFNPDLYPDAPRFLEVGQVEIGLLANVSRQRVNVALQRLQALQLIRLEKRGLTVLDLGGLVNYKAIDTGAPPVRCA; this comes from the coding sequence ATGGAAGACATGGTCCGGCACTCGCGCTGGGCGGCGGGCCTCTCGCCCGCCGACGTCGAGCACGTGCTCGGCAGCATGCAGGAGCGGCAGTTCGCGCGCGGCGCCTGCATCGCGCGGGCGGGGCAGATGGTCGAGCACTGGATGGGGCTCATCGACGGCTTCGCCAAGATGTCGGTGGCCTCGGAGGACGGGCGCGTCTCCACGCTCACCGGCGTCTCGGCCGGTGTGTGGTGGGGCGAAGGCTCGCTCTTCAAGCACGAGGCGCGCCGCTACGACGTGATGGCGCTGCGGCCCACGCGGGTGGCGCTGATGCCGCGCCGCACCTTCGAATGGCTGCGCGGCACCAGCGTGCCGTTCAACCACTACCTGCAGGACCTGCTGAATGCGCGGCTGAGCCTCTTCATCGGCGCGCTCGCGCACGAGCGATTGCTCGATACCGATGCGCGCGTCGCCAATTGCCTCGCGAGTCTTTTCAACCCCGACCTGTACCCGGACGCCCCGCGCTTCCTGGAAGTGGGGCAGGTCGAGATCGGGCTCCTGGCCAACGTGTCGCGCCAGCGCGTGAACGTGGCGCTGCAACGCCTGCAGGCACTACAGCTCATTCGCCTGGAAAAGCGCGGGCTGACGGTGCTCGACCTGGGCGGGCTGGTCAACTACAAGGCCATCGACACCGGCGCGCCGCCCGTGCGCTGCGCCTGA